From Streptomyces sp. CMB-StM0423, a single genomic window includes:
- a CDS encoding sugar ABC transporter substrate-binding protein: MPENTSRRRLGGLTVVVSVALVLTACGVEDGSGEMVEGGKGSYTAAEVAEATGTYKVRSLYAVPKTHERYRLAFINPSTSFPFFASWSQGMKAAAEFYGVDLMEADLAFKYDQAQSKYDDLAVKQPDLVGGGGSSLNAPTVAAANRDETPVLLIDGAMKGATDFGINDRQVGELAVEQLTGPVKEKQKSAWKGRKLIVAGISAGNCPPCDARVNAAFAKAQAEWGVSKSDTFRLVPPGTDPTAAAQDTFTDFLTAHPDDVVAVVSYGDEPVVGALNAAKSGRRDQDVLAVANGGDTAARHALRDRANQDMLIGAIDYQPYAEGWNWVEAAIATLRAEDFAEYQVNRVLTADNVDKYYPDDAGAK; the protein is encoded by the coding sequence ATGCCTGAAAACACGAGTCGTCGCCGTCTGGGCGGGCTCACGGTCGTAGTGTCCGTGGCCCTCGTGCTGACCGCGTGCGGTGTGGAGGACGGCTCCGGCGAGATGGTCGAGGGCGGCAAGGGCTCGTACACCGCGGCCGAGGTGGCCGAGGCGACGGGGACCTACAAGGTCCGGTCGCTGTACGCGGTGCCCAAGACACACGAGAGGTACCGGCTGGCGTTCATCAACCCCTCCACCAGCTTCCCGTTCTTCGCGAGCTGGTCGCAGGGGATGAAGGCCGCGGCGGAGTTCTACGGCGTGGACCTGATGGAGGCCGACCTCGCCTTCAAGTACGACCAGGCGCAGTCGAAGTACGACGACCTTGCCGTCAAGCAACCGGACCTCGTCGGCGGCGGAGGCAGCAGCCTGAACGCCCCGACGGTCGCGGCCGCCAACCGCGACGAGACCCCGGTCCTGCTCATCGACGGCGCGATGAAGGGCGCCACGGACTTCGGGATCAATGACCGGCAGGTCGGCGAACTCGCCGTCGAGCAGCTCACCGGCCCGGTCAAGGAGAAGCAGAAGAGCGCCTGGAAGGGCAGGAAGCTGATCGTCGCCGGCATCAGTGCGGGGAACTGCCCGCCGTGCGACGCCCGCGTCAACGCCGCATTCGCCAAGGCGCAGGCGGAGTGGGGCGTCTCCAAGTCCGACACCTTCCGCCTGGTGCCGCCCGGCACCGACCCGACCGCGGCGGCGCAGGACACCTTTACCGACTTCCTCACCGCACACCCCGACGACGTGGTCGCCGTCGTCAGCTACGGGGACGAGCCCGTGGTGGGGGCGCTGAACGCGGCCAAGTCAGGCCGGCGCGACCAGGACGTCCTTGCGGTGGCCAACGGCGGCGACACGGCCGCTCGGCACGCGCTGCGCGACCGGGCGAACCAGGACATGTTGATCGGCGCCATCGACTACCAGCCCTACGCCGAGGGCTGGAACTGGGTCGAGGCCGCGATCGCCACACTGCGCGCAGAAGACTTCGCCGAGTACCAGGTCAACCGCGTGCTGACGGCCGACAACGTCGACAAGTACTACCCGGACGACGCCGGCGCGAAGTAG
- a CDS encoding DeoR/GlpR family DNA-binding transcription regulator produces MSKHDRWSTLLQHLAENGRLEVEEAASVLEVSAATIRRDLDELAEQQLLVRTRGGAIAHGVSYELPLRYRSVHNAAEKRRIAEAVAGQIGQGIVVGINGGTTTTEVARALIIRAAGDGAEQVAGTPAPSVTLVTNALNIASEAAVRPQIKLVLTGGVARPQTYELVGPLASGVMSDVALDVAILGVDGVDSRLGLMTHHEEEASISRLFAERAHRVIVAADSSKLGRRAFARICGLEGIDVLVTDSAASGEMIARLTDAGIEVISV; encoded by the coding sequence ATGTCCAAGCACGACCGGTGGAGCACGCTGTTGCAGCACCTGGCCGAGAACGGCCGGCTCGAGGTGGAGGAGGCGGCGTCGGTCCTGGAGGTGTCGGCGGCGACGATCCGCCGGGACCTCGACGAGCTGGCTGAGCAGCAGTTGCTCGTGCGTACGCGGGGCGGAGCCATCGCCCATGGAGTGTCTTACGAACTGCCCCTCCGCTACCGGTCCGTCCACAACGCCGCGGAGAAGCGCCGCATCGCGGAGGCGGTCGCCGGTCAGATCGGCCAGGGGATTGTGGTCGGCATCAACGGTGGTACGACCACGACCGAGGTGGCACGCGCACTGATCATCCGGGCAGCAGGAGACGGCGCCGAGCAGGTTGCGGGGACGCCGGCGCCCAGCGTGACCCTGGTGACGAATGCCCTGAACATCGCGAGCGAAGCGGCGGTCCGGCCGCAGATCAAGTTGGTGCTGACCGGCGGCGTCGCGCGTCCCCAGACATACGAGCTCGTCGGCCCACTGGCCAGCGGCGTCATGAGCGACGTGGCGCTGGATGTCGCGATCCTCGGCGTCGACGGTGTGGACTCCCGTCTGGGACTGATGACCCATCACGAGGAAGAGGCGAGCATCAGCCGCCTGTTCGCCGAACGCGCCCACCGGGTGATCGTGGCTGCCGACTCCTCGAAGCTGGGGCGGCGGGCGTTCGCGAGGATCTGCGGCCTGGAGGGTATCGACGTCCTGGTGACCGACTCGGCCGCCTCCGGCGAAATGATCGCTCGCCTCACCGACGCCGGGATCGAAGTGATCAGCGTGTGA
- a CDS encoding LacI family DNA-binding transcriptional regulator, protein MHAEKTPPAPGRVTIRDVARAAGVAVGTVSNLLNAPDRVTPDKRRRIEAAIQELGYVRNVGAATTRAGRSAARTIGLVVVDVANPFFTEVTRGAEDAANAAGRLVILCNSDSDSHKERQYLQVLEEQRVLGALISPVASDRRRLVSLRERGMAVVLLERQHRGFCSVTVDSVQGGDQAVSHLLDLGHRRIAFVSSGLSVPQFSDRLKGAQQACRRAGLDPGATLVHLESPHIDGHRTGREAAARIVGERLPVTAAFAAADVIALGLINELTSRGLSVPGDVSVVGFDDISDALHAPVPLTTVRQPMRELGRLGNELLIAEATDPRHRHRQHVLDTELIVRASTATPAAGAAGVRWSHVPGR, encoded by the coding sequence GTGCACGCTGAGAAGACCCCTCCGGCGCCGGGCCGGGTGACGATCAGGGATGTCGCACGAGCCGCCGGGGTGGCTGTGGGGACGGTGAGCAACCTGCTCAACGCGCCCGACAGGGTCACACCCGACAAGCGGCGGCGCATCGAGGCCGCGATCCAGGAGCTGGGCTACGTGCGGAACGTGGGCGCGGCCACCACGCGCGCGGGCCGCAGCGCCGCCCGTACGATCGGCTTGGTCGTCGTCGACGTTGCCAACCCGTTCTTCACCGAGGTCACCCGGGGCGCCGAGGACGCAGCGAACGCAGCGGGCCGCCTGGTCATCCTGTGCAACTCCGACTCCGACTCCCACAAGGAACGCCAGTACCTGCAGGTGCTGGAGGAGCAGCGGGTGCTGGGTGCACTGATCTCCCCGGTCGCCTCCGACCGCCGCCGGCTCGTCTCGCTACGGGAGCGCGGCATGGCGGTGGTGCTCCTCGAACGCCAGCACCGGGGCTTCTGCAGCGTCACGGTCGACTCGGTCCAGGGCGGCGACCAGGCCGTGAGTCATCTGCTGGACCTGGGCCACCGGCGCATCGCCTTCGTCTCCTCCGGGCTGTCCGTGCCGCAGTTCAGCGACCGGCTCAAGGGAGCCCAGCAGGCGTGCCGGCGCGCCGGCCTGGACCCCGGAGCGACGCTGGTCCACCTGGAGTCGCCGCACATAGACGGCCACCGCACCGGCCGGGAAGCGGCAGCGCGTATCGTCGGCGAACGGCTGCCGGTCACGGCGGCGTTCGCCGCCGCCGACGTCATCGCCCTCGGCCTGATCAACGAGCTGACGTCCCGCGGACTGTCGGTCCCCGGCGATGTCTCCGTCGTCGGCTTCGACGACATCTCCGACGCACTCCACGCGCCGGTCCCCCTCACCACCGTCCGGCAGCCGATGCGCGAACTGGGGCGCCTCGGCAACGAACTGCTCATCGCCGAGGCGACCGACCCGCGGCACCGGCACCGGCAGCACGTCCTCGACACCGAACTGATCGTCCGCGCCTCGACCGCGACGCCCGCCGCGGGCGCGGCCGGCGTGCGGTGGAGTCATGTACCGGGCCGTTGA
- a CDS encoding VOC family protein: protein MPADATAHVRIARPSRDLEAAERFWTSGLGLDIQYRHTADGTPGQHSLLMVGWPEAAWHLELVHDPAAPVDPRPTVEDLLVIYLGEPVPDSLVERLELHGGKRVPAHNPYWDTWGVTVQDPDGYLLVLTTRNWPRQPRR, encoded by the coding sequence TTGCCGGCTGACGCAACAGCTCACGTACGCATCGCCCGCCCGTCGCGCGACCTTGAGGCGGCGGAACGTTTCTGGACCTCCGGTCTCGGTCTCGACATCCAGTACCGGCACACGGCGGACGGCACTCCCGGCCAGCATTCACTCCTCATGGTCGGCTGGCCCGAAGCCGCCTGGCACCTCGAACTCGTCCACGACCCCGCCGCCCCCGTCGATCCGCGACCCACCGTTGAGGACCTGCTGGTGATCTACCTCGGCGAACCGGTGCCCGACAGCCTCGTGGAACGGCTTGAACTGCACGGTGGCAAACGGGTACCCGCTCACAATCCGTACTGGGACACCTGGGGCGTGACGGTCCAGGACCCCGACGGATACCTGCTGGTGCTGACCACCCGGAACTGGCCCCGCCAGCCGCGGCGCTAG